AAGAATCTCTAGAGGATAATTCTTGGGTGGAAgctatgcaggaagaactgcaacaatttcaaaagctgggtgtctggaagcttgttgaaaggcctgaaaattacaagaaaattggcacacGTTGGGTTTTCAAATATTTGCAGTTAACATTTTCTTCGGCTTTTAATGGAGTTTTATTATCAACATTGGTAACATTATAAGGGAGGCCAGCCTAAGTTTTGTCAAAGTTTTGACCATTTGCTTATGATGTTGTTACTAAAAAATAACTACGGCTTAGGTAAAAGGTTATCTGGTCAAATATGCCGAAACTTAAAAGGCGGTCTGGTCAAATATGTTGTGGAGAGGTATAATCTTGTGTTTTTTTTATAGGGAATGCTACAGTGGACGGCAATGAAGATTAGAACTGAAAGTGGCAATGCCTATGCTGAGGTTTTATAAGACTGAGTTTCCAGCTTTATTGACTCGGTTGAGATTTATAAGTTACGACATTAAACACAATTATCTGTTTTAGTTCTTGAACATATGCGTCAATTGGAATTTTTATTTGTCGCCACCAATACTAAAAAGTTGTGGACACATTCCTACTTGCAGTGAGTACTTCATGACTGCTTACAGCAGTATGGTTTGGTTTAATCTCGATCGTGGCGGATTTGTCGCTATGATCTTTTAGGTAGTTGAGTACAGATCTTTTAGCCTAGGGTACTACTTACACACCACGTGACTCACCTGAATTTGTCTTTGGGAAAGGAAAGTAACAGGAACTCTATTTTTAAAAGTTTAAAGATGGTGAGAAATATATGTAGTTTGGTAATTTTAGAAATGTTTTTGTGGAGGAAAAAGTTGGGCGCTTGTAAAGGTCAATGGAAGTCAAACAAGGTTGGGAATTTTGGGCTATAATGGTTAGGACTGGGTCAATTCGGGTTATGTTATTTAAGTTGTAAAAATATAAGACATTAGCTTATAAGGAAACATGTAAAATTGGTCAAAAGTTGCCCACATTGTATTGTTAAAAATTGATACAAAATAATAATTTTGCAATGCTATCGTTTTTCAATCTATAATTTGATGTTTAAATTATTGTTGTTAATATAAATTTTTTGCTAAATCTTGATCTTGATTGGGCAGGTTATGAATCTATTGTTGATTCGGTAACGGGTAGCAACAGTTGCTTTGACGTCAATTATCATGTAGGGGAATCGCTATTCGATGTTTCAGGGCCTAATTAAAGTTGGAGGGTGAGTAGACTCGATGGTTTTCATGGACACAGTTTAcctaaaaaaataattttaaccgTTTATCTCTCTCCCATTATAAATTATATTAGTTATTTAGTATTTGTTGCTGGTTCATATATGACTCAGGACTGTCACCAAACATAATGATTAGCTTTTATATTGATGATTTTTTTATCATTTAAGTTTGAATTATATTGGCACCTTGGGTTAGATTGCGCTCTCAAAAAGAGCCTCTGTGACACCCCCTGCATCGCGCGGGCCAACCCACTAGTATATATTAATGTTAATCAATGAAAGAGGCAATGGTTTACAATTCTATCAATCAACAATAGATGAATAGTGTCAACGCTAAGACCATGgtagtaaccaagtttcaaaaatTTTAGACTTGAACTTTGAATATCTAGAAAACTTTGGCAAGTTAGGCCAAAAGATTGTCAATCATAATCCGAATTTAATTTGTCCACAATAAAATACAAATAGTCACCAGGACGTGAATAATACTAGGGTTGTGACTTTTGAAATCTCCATCCTTTTATATGTGAGTTCACAATACTACGATTCAAGAATTTAAGAGAGTACGTGAGAAACCTCAATACTTTTATAGAACACAAATCCCTTGGTTACGAGATGACAATAAATCATGACATGTGCGGCTATCAATGATTTAAAAGGTATTTGTGGCTGCTATACGACACAGATCCGATGTTGCCGCTATTACCGTTTGTCGCCGCTAATGGCATCGATCTTGTGTGCTAGTCCTAAATTTGACCGTAACCTATTCCCTAAACAACAAAGCCTTGACTTCCATGTGCTAGGTGTCCCGTTGATAATCCATCTGCAATCATCCACCATTTTATTTAGTTTACCTTAATTCCAACTGTTTTTGTCGTGATCTGTCAGAGTTCTGTGATCCAGTCCGGGCAATCCAACTCTAAATATCCGTCCGTAGTGCTACTTTGTTTAGTAGTGAAAGTTATATAGGATCCTGAACCCGACCATATTGTCGCTCTGGATCTCATTTCACCTTGGTTTAACAATGTTAATAAACAATCAGAAAGAAAATATTAGTAAATGGtccaaaacataaatataaaaataCTTGCCATGCTAAATTGGTAATCTTACTGGTTGAGGATGGATTATGGATATTCATTGAGGCCACTTCTGCTAATCCAGAACTTTCAGGTGTTCTGATTATACCAGATCACAGTTATAAAAAATTAAGTTTTCTAATTCGAAATATTGATATTACATGCGTTTATCAAAATTAATGGGTATTAACTAAGTCACACCACAAATAAAGAAAACCAACATAGCACAACAAAACATTAATCACCCAGTTTCTTAATTGCTTGCATGTATATATCTTTAAGCTCATCCTTGTTAAAAAACCAAGTTTAGGAAAGCATAATACAATTTATGAAGTTTACAAATAAAGTAAGATAAAGATGTCTATCAAGTTATGTTTTTGGCCCTCCTTCCGCAACACTTGATCGTTCTACAGGCTGAGTGTTTCAAATGTCCAACCGCCCGGGACAAATTTCAACAAAGAAGTTGGCGGATCTTTGATCTCAACATCTTCTCTTTGCATCCTAAAGAATTGGATCACAGATGGAGTGATTAGCGGGCAGAAATTTATGTATATCACAGATAGCTGTTTACAGCCATTACCGAGAGCTAGTAATCCTCGACCACAGAGCTTCAAACAACCGTTTACATGGATTCTCTCCAAACTTTGACAATACAATCCAATCGATTCCCAACCAGAGATGGTAATATTTTTACAAGATGCCAAGTTCCATTCTTGTAGAAACGGACATCCTTTTGAGATTCGTATGATAACATAATCCGTAACAAAACTACACCCCGACAAGTTAAGGGTTTTAAGATTTGCAGCAACTCCTGAACCGATGGCCGCAAGTCCATATTCCATTATGTGATAATTAAAAGCAATATTTAGATATTCGAGCCCCCCTCCACTCAAAACTTCAGTCAAATCCGTAGCAAGCATACAACAATTGGCTTCCAAAGAAGCCAAGGTGGAAGAACACCCTTTAAAGCCTATACCATTAATTTTGGAACAGCCTGTTATTCGGAGTTCTGTAAGTTGACGACAATTCTGGATTAGAGACTGAATACCAGAGTCAGTTATGTTCTCACACCAACCAAGACTCACTtttttcaaagagttacatgatTTTGTTAAGATTTCTAATCCACTGTCTCCAATAGAACTAGAAGAAAGATTAATTACCGACAAAGATGGACAGCCAGAGGCAATAGAAGAAAATCCTACATTGGTGATTCGAGCACAAGAATCAAGATCAATAGAACGCAATTGAAGGCCATATTTTTGCAATAGAACTAAACCCGAATCAGTGACATCCTTACACCCAGTTAGGGACAATGACTCTAATTGCCTAAAACGGTTAAGCAATCTATGAATCATACAGGAATGGACTTCAATGTAGCCCCTACTGGAGTTTTTTAACCAACTTAAGTGTTGTAGGTCCAAAACCTTACAACTTGAATCATGAATATTAAGAAAACGATGACAAGTTAGGCCGAAAGATTCCCGATCAAGATTAGAGTCTAGTTTTTCGAAGATCAGATACAAATAATCATCTGGAAGGTTTGTAATACATGAGCGTTGTTTTCTAGAAACTACACCCATTTATATATTTCGCTGGTTGAATTTTGATTCTAGGATAAGCTGCAAGAACGATACCTCTTGGCCGTTGGATAAATGAAATTAGATCTATTATCAAGATATCGGCTAGCTTTTGTGATGAATGTTTGACATTTAGGACCTTTACTTGAAGATTCTAAACTGAAAAATATCGACGTGATCTGTTCCAACGAAAAAGAGAATGCATTAGTAAACAATTATTATAAGGTCACAATGATATTTGGAATATTCTGTGATCATAGAAATCAACATTCCAATATATAATGGTGCTAGAATAGAAACCCATCAGATTATACACATAGCATCATAGTTTCCCTTAATTCATCAGGTATACCATATCCAATATGCTCTGATCATGTATCTTAAATATGCTAATGTCCTATAGAATCTTACAAAATCAGCGCATTCACGAAAACTAAATGAATTCTGATGGTTCCTTTTTCGGCGGTAAAAAGTCCATGTAAATATCAATTTATTTGCTCCTAATTAAAGTTTGATCGTTCTAAATGTTTTCTGTTTCAGCACTTCAGCTTTGCTATATATGATTCAAACAGAAAAGGTTTCCATCATAATGAGATAGATGTAAAATTAAGTGTCAATTCCTACAACTCTTTGAATTCTTATTGTAACTGTTGTTTTTCAAACTCCACTCTCTTTCATTTCAAGAAAAATATAAAACTAGAAAGCTATCCGTTTATTTGCAACCCCCAAGAAACAATTTCTAGAGCAAAACGAATGCAAGTTCACATTCCATTTTCAAAGAAACGATGAAGCAATTAAATATGTAGATTTCAGGAAACTCATTCGTATTATACCATATATCTCAACTTAAATGTAAGATCTAATTTTCATTAAACAAGCAGCTTGATAACAACGTATATTACACATAAAGCTACGTACAAACATTTCTATATTGCAGCACAGATCGATCCACAAAAGAAACTAACCTTACTGAAATCAATCTAATAACTATGGGTCATGATACGAAGATCAAGTGAAAAAATGCAATAAACATGAACCGATCAATGGTGAAAGAGCCGCGTGATTCGAATAGATACCTTTTTGACCCTTCAGCTTTGGAAGATCGGCCCAAGAAAGCTGCTTCCGTTTATTAGGGTTTGTAAGATTTGAGACAGGCGGCGAGATTTTTGAGAATAGAATATCAGGATCTGACAAACTGATGTGCGGTTGTGCACTTTTAAACCTAGGATTCAGGATATTATGTGGTAGGGTGTACCATAGGATAGTAAGGTTGTGGAACATTCTAGAGAAAGCAAATATATCCTCCTCTATCTGTTGCCGGTCGAGGGCTCCTTCCCCCTCTTCAAACTCCGATTTGTCTTTTTCATAGAGAAATCTCTGATCAAGGATAGAACAAGATCCTTTTTGCATCATATCTAAGGGATTCCTTGGTTCGGGTCGAAGAAGCAATGTCACTCGATCCTTATCAAACTGACTGCATGTCCGTGAGGATCCCGCCAGAGCGCCTTCCACTTCTAATAGGCCACGAACTAGAACAGAATCATTCTCAACGAGTCCATAAGGAGTGATCCCATTTTTTTCATCGGGTCCGGGTAGAGACCAAAGATCTTGAGTGACCGATCCGGCGGATTCACATCTCTTACAACCGACACAATCCTCTGTTCTTGGAGCAGAAGCTATTTGTTTGGCTTTACATCCGTCCCAAGGTATCATTTCTAATACATCCGTAGGACAGGCTCGGACACATTGAGTACACCCGATACATGTATCATAAATCTTTACTGAATGCGACATTGGATCTATCAACGTGATAAGGTTTCAATCTAGTAAATTGAGaaagaaattatatatttaaatactaGTACTAGATGAATCGATGAGTTCCCCGAGTTTTTTTATCTATTTCTGGATTGACAGTGCCAAAATACTTTGATTTCTTATATTTGTGATAACATGATCATATCTTACGTGGAAGACATGCTAATTTGAATTAATTTATGAAAATTTGAATTTATATGATAATATTACTTATTCAATAAATTCGATTGATTTATACGAGTTGATTTTCTGTTACGATAAATTGATGAAACTATAGCGAGTCCAGATTGATGAAACTATAGCGAGTCCAATAGCGGCTTCAGCAGCTGCAATAACTAtaacaaaaatagaaaaaatggCTCCTTTTAATTGACGACTAtcaaaaaaatcagaaaatgttacaAAATTGAGATTAACTGCATTTAATATAAGTTTAAGACACATAAGAGCCCTAACCATATTTCGCCTTGTAATCAATCCATATAGACCGACAGAAAATAAATAGGCACTCAAAACAAGTACACGTCATGGACATCCTGCTTTTCTATGTTCTAGAGACTTATATGTAACTATTGAGAGTGAAGATATTATACACAATGTATGTATTCCGCCCAAAAGTTTTCTTTTAGTTCAAAACGATCAATATGTAGAATCAGAACATGTCATTGCTGAGATTCGCGCGAGAACATCCACTTTGAATTTGAAAGAGAAGGTTCTAAAACATATTTATTCTGACTCAGAGGGCGAAATGCACTGGAATACCGATGTGTACCATGCACCTGAATTTACATATGGTAATATTCATCTCTTACCAAAAACAAGTCATTTATGGATATTATTAGGGGAGCCCTGGAGATCTAGTCTAGGCCCATGTTCGATCCACAAGGATCAAGATCAAATGAACGCTTATTCTCTTTCTGTTAAGCGAAGATATATTTCTAACCCCTTAGTAACGAATAATCAAGTGAGGCACAAATTTTTTAGTTCGTATTTTCTGGTAAAAACAAAAAAGGAGATAGGATTCCTGATTATTCAGAACTTAATCGAATGACATGTACGCTTCGGTACCTGTTCGACATCTggattcaccggtttttaccctcaattacaggtgtcgtaccagtaccgactgTTACCaaaccgtaccgtaccaggtatatttgataccagtacccacttttgggCCTATATATTCAAAATAGAATTAAATCAATAGTAACATCACTAAGTGATGAGCAAATGATATCGGGTACCcgtaccggtatcaaatttagCAAACTGGTTGTATTTTCGGTACCTGTTCAgcaccggtattcaccggtttttacatTCAAttaccggtgtcgtaccagtatCGACCGTTACCaaaccgtaccgtaccaggtatatttgataccggtacccacttttgggcctatatattaaaaatagaattAAATCAATAGTAACACCACTAagtgatgagcaaatggtatcgagTACTAAATAGAATTAGTATAAGTATTGGGAATAACATCGTATTATCCGATTCATAAGGATACAAAGAAGTCTTGGTATTGCTAAAATTCGGAATAGAAAGAaaggtgtaacaactgtcactaaaatccataattaggatggtaattagctattaagaaaaccctaattgagaaacccaagtaattctgcactaaccctaaaatttccagaacaatcagaatcaggatcagggcccctaaaactcaggggggggataaaccctagccaacgattatcttcataattttcaatcaaaatcgaatttgataaaactgtcaacacagcaagcctagttacacacgtagctaccctatgaacataggttaccactcgcgtagcgcgacgcccatggggggtacccctcgcgctacgcgacggtgtcaaatttcatgtataaatagaggagtctaggacttgaaatttggcacttgaacgacggaAAAACTCGCTGTATACGTTGAGTTATAACAGAATTCGTTCataacacacacaattatcgaaacgctgccgcaatcagggtaataactcgatcgctattacgattcaacgtccgatcgattataactatccaacgatagtccagatgctgctcaattgagcttgtactttgattattcgtcgtgatttcgacttgaatattagagtgctgttcgaattcggactatgctctgttattcgttgtgaatccgattgaattatcgagtattgcactgattaatcgttgtgaaggtttaatctcgtgaattgacgtaattgctgttttagttactaacctgtgtgtgtgcattatgttaaattaggtttaatcaaggctaatcagtaagcttataccttgcccgttaaatctgcaatgtgagtcattctcttttctcacagtttgtgagtcattcttctttttaactgttttctcacagtttgtgagtaagtattacaatacctcaaattattttcaaagtgttataattacagggattaagtcgtggttatcttaaccgctggttagtggggtattgtgcacattactaatttctcacggttaggcaataagccctaacatgggttaggctaataagacctaacagtgacaaaacgtcactgattgggtgactggacccaatagtggtatgaccatcgtcacacgggtggcaagaccagatattaattaagatactgccatagtaatcgctcttatgctgtaatttataactatgtgtcattttatcaaaatgaatgattcactcagtatttcccgctgacaaaaccctttttaaaacacgtttcaggtaattacagtatattggagtaagaattggatccaacactgaaggacttcaagaagtggcttattttattaattaaatcaaattaagaaatatcattttattaaaagctacctttgtaaaacatggaatttattccatctatttaaataaaatccggtgtttctaaactctgatatttttcctaactcacggttctgatgaaatttccgctgcaatgttttccaaaaaaaaaagaatcaccggtaccactggactgctcacggcacccgattccgtccagggtgggtcgggggtcgtgacagaaggtggtatcagagccactgctttaagcctataagtgttgtgataataatacttaagcttaaataaaaaaaagttaggagatttctattaaatggtagcacagctgataacagttagacttgaacataagaaaagatgccatAGTATAAGCTAAGTCACTGGTTTACACAATTAGGTGTTATGATAATACCTAAgtgaaacggagaattagaaacttaatattatctaatagcactccggatggtatttagacttgaacttaagaattttgccttaaaataaactttaaggtaaattacttatataagtataatggatactggtatgacggttagcaggcaatagcacttaattgctatttattcttgcttactgatattatttggtct
This genomic stretch from Helianthus annuus cultivar XRQ/B chromosome 8, HanXRQr2.0-SUNRISE, whole genome shotgun sequence harbors:
- the LOC110873443 gene encoding F-box/LRR-repeat protein 12 isoform X2, with translation MGVVSRKQRSCITNLPDDYLYLIFEKLDSNLDRESFGLTCHRFLNIHDSSCKVLDLQHLSWLKNSSRGYIEVHSCMIHRLLNRFRQLESLSLTGCKDVTDSGLVLLQKYGLQLRSIDLDSCARITNVGFSSIASGCPSLSVINLSSSSIGDSGLEILTKSCNSLKKVSLGWCENITDSGIQSLIQNCRQLTELRITGCSKINGIGFKGCSSTLASLEANCCMLATDLTEVLSGGGLEYLNIAFNYHIMEYGLAAIGSGVAANLKTLNLSGCSFVTDYVIIRISKGCPFLQEWNLASCKNITISGWESIGLYCQSLERIHVNGCLKLCGRGLLALGCKEKMLRSKIRQLLC
- the LOC110873443 gene encoding F-box/LRR-repeat protein 12 isoform X1; this translates as MGVVSRKQRSCITNLPDDYLYLIFEKLDSNLDRESFGLTCHRFLNIHDSSCKVLDLQHLSWLKNSSRGYIEVHSCMIHRLLNRFRQLESLSLTGCKDVTDSGLVLLQKYGLQLRSIDLDSCARITNVGFSSIASGCPSLSVINLSSSSIGDSGLEILTKSCNSLKKVSLGWCENITDSGIQSLIQNCRQLTELRITGCSKINGIGFKGCSSTLASLEANCCMLATDLTEVLSGGGLEYLNIAFNYHIMEYGLAAIGSGVAANLKTLNLSGCSFVTDYVIIRISKGCPFLQEWNLASCKNITISGWESIGLYCQSLERIHVNGCLKLCGRGLLALGNGCKQLSVIYINFCPLITPSVIQFFRMQREDVEIKDPPTSLLKFVPGGWTFETLSL